A genomic window from Synechococcus sp. CBW1107 includes:
- a CDS encoding TM2 domain-containing protein, translating into MKRPSAPGISQQRRHVAPGYLLWALGLFGVCGLQRFYARKPLSGTLWLLTFGLCFIGQLVDLFLIPELVDQANQPLLLQEALEALEAGGPGEALPPLDRQLLALARRAGAAGFTYNDALLECQLPRDTPRERVREEIQRLMHDDLLDVGNDERGRVVYREP; encoded by the coding sequence TTGAAACGTCCGTCAGCCCCTGGGATCAGCCAGCAACGGCGCCACGTGGCCCCCGGCTATCTGCTCTGGGCCCTGGGACTCTTCGGGGTCTGCGGCCTGCAGCGCTTCTATGCCCGCAAGCCGCTGAGCGGCACCCTCTGGCTGCTCACCTTCGGCCTCTGCTTCATCGGCCAGCTGGTGGATCTGTTCCTGATTCCGGAGCTGGTGGATCAGGCCAACCAGCCGCTCCTGCTCCAGGAAGCGCTGGAGGCTCTCGAAGCCGGCGGCCCCGGCGAAGCCCTGCCGCCCCTGGACCGTCAGTTGCTGGCCCTGGCCCGGCGCGCCGGCGCCGCCGGCTTCACCTACAACGATGCCCTGCTGGAGTGCCAGCTGCCGCGGGACACCCCGCGGGAGCGGGTGCGGGAGGAAATCCAGCGACTGATGCACGACGACCTGCTGGACGTCGGCAACGACGAACGGGGGCGGGTCGTCTACAGGGAGCCCTGA
- a CDS encoding DUF2605 family protein, whose amino-acid sequence MNDLPSRPDSAPRSGAAGELLDQLLESLLLDFDFWFDRGLLLLRHCPESVLSAAEQKTLSERLDTARKELIAARTLRSAAPVSMALDMQAMAPWHRLVLSVWNLSAELRQAGVALPELPPAPRP is encoded by the coding sequence GTGAATGATCTTCCCTCGAGACCGGATTCGGCCCCCAGGTCGGGGGCTGCGGGTGAGCTGCTCGACCAGCTGCTGGAGTCCCTGCTGCTGGATTTCGACTTCTGGTTCGATCGGGGGCTGCTGCTGCTCCGGCACTGCCCGGAGAGCGTGCTGAGCGCCGCGGAGCAGAAGACCCTGAGCGAACGCCTGGACACCGCCCGCAAGGAACTCATCGCCGCCAGAACCCTGCGCTCGGCCGCACCGGTGAGCATGGCCCTCGACATGCAGGCCATGGCCCCCTGGCACCGCCTGGTGCTGAGCGTCTGGAACCTGTCGGCGGAGCTGCGCCAGGCCGGGGTGGCGCTGCCGGAGCTGCCCCCGGCGCCCAGGCCTTGA
- the thrS gene encoding threonine--tRNA ligase, protein MRLPRTSESPELLRIRHSMSHVLAMAVQKLFPNAQVTIGPWTETGFYYDFDNPEPFTEADLKAIKKEMGRIIARKLPLQRLEVSREEAEARIRAQNEPYKLEILAGIQEPITLYTLGDEWWDLCAGPHVANTSDLNPKAFELESVAGAYWRGDETRAQLQRIYGTAWETPEQLAEYRHRKQEALRRDHRRLGTDLQLFSIEDEAGAGLVFWHPRGARMRLLIEEFWRQAHFAAGYDLLYTPHVADLSLWKTSGHLDFYSESMFGPMQVDERQYQLKPMNCPFHVLTYASTLRSYRELPIRWAELGTVYRYERPGVMHGLMRVRGFTQDDAHIFCLPEQIGDEILGVLNLTETILSSFDFHTYEVNLSTRPEKSIGEDAVWDLATAGLIEALERKGWPYKVDEGGGAFYGPKIDIKIEDAIGRMWQCSTIQLDFNLPERFDLHYVAADGSRQRPIMIHRAIFGSLERFFGIMVENYAGDFPFWLAPEQVRLLPVTDEVIPYAEQVLAQLRSAGVRAAIDRSGDRLGKLIRHGEQQKIPVLAVIGAKEAEQGSVSLRSRRDGDLGSVETPVLVAAARTASETRAPGLGLEPAPACG, encoded by the coding sequence ATGCGCCTGCCCCGCACGAGCGAGAGCCCGGAGCTGCTGCGCATCCGCCATTCCATGAGCCATGTGCTGGCCATGGCGGTGCAGAAGCTCTTCCCCAACGCCCAGGTCACGATCGGTCCCTGGACCGAGACCGGCTTCTACTACGACTTCGACAATCCCGAACCCTTCACGGAGGCCGATCTCAAGGCCATCAAGAAGGAGATGGGCAGGATCATTGCCCGCAAGTTGCCGCTGCAGCGCCTCGAGGTGAGCCGGGAGGAGGCCGAGGCGCGCATCAGGGCCCAGAACGAGCCCTACAAGCTCGAGATCCTGGCGGGGATCCAGGAGCCCATCACCCTCTACACCCTCGGCGACGAGTGGTGGGACCTCTGCGCCGGCCCCCACGTGGCCAACACCAGCGACCTCAATCCGAAGGCCTTCGAGCTCGAGAGCGTGGCCGGTGCCTACTGGCGCGGGGATGAGACCAGGGCCCAGTTGCAGCGCATCTACGGCACGGCCTGGGAGACCCCGGAGCAACTGGCCGAGTACAGGCACCGCAAGCAGGAGGCCCTGCGCCGTGATCACCGCCGCCTCGGCACCGACCTGCAGCTCTTCTCGATCGAGGATGAAGCCGGTGCCGGTCTGGTGTTCTGGCACCCCCGCGGCGCCCGCATGCGCCTGCTCATCGAAGAGTTCTGGCGTCAGGCCCACTTCGCGGCGGGCTACGACCTGCTCTACACACCCCACGTGGCCGACCTGAGCCTCTGGAAAACCTCCGGCCACCTCGACTTCTACAGCGAGAGCATGTTCGGCCCCATGCAGGTGGATGAGCGCCAGTATCAGCTCAAGCCGATGAACTGCCCGTTCCACGTGCTCACCTACGCCAGCACCCTGCGCTCCTACCGCGAACTGCCGATCCGCTGGGCCGAGCTGGGCACGGTGTACCGATACGAACGCCCCGGTGTGATGCATGGGCTGATGCGGGTGCGCGGCTTCACTCAGGACGACGCCCACATCTTCTGCCTGCCCGAGCAGATCGGCGATGAGATCCTCGGGGTTCTGAACCTCACCGAAACGATCCTCTCCAGCTTCGACTTCCACACTTATGAGGTCAATCTCTCCACCCGTCCGGAGAAGTCGATCGGTGAGGATGCCGTCTGGGATCTGGCCACCGCCGGCCTGATCGAGGCCCTGGAGCGCAAGGGCTGGCCCTACAAGGTGGATGAGGGGGGCGGAGCCTTCTACGGCCCCAAGATCGACATCAAGATCGAGGATGCCATCGGCAGGATGTGGCAGTGCTCCACGATTCAGCTTGATTTCAACCTGCCCGAGCGCTTCGATCTGCACTACGTGGCCGCCGACGGCAGCCGCCAGCGGCCGATCATGATTCACCGGGCCATCTTCGGCTCGCTGGAGCGGTTCTTCGGGATCATGGTCGAGAACTATGCCGGCGACTTTCCCTTCTGGCTGGCTCCCGAGCAGGTGCGTCTGCTGCCCGTCACCGACGAGGTGATTCCCTATGCCGAGCAGGTGCTGGCACAGCTGCGTTCGGCGGGGGTGCGCGCCGCCATCGATCGCAGCGGCGATCGCCTCGGCAAACTGATTCGCCACGGGGAACAGCAGAAGATTCCGGTCCTGGCGGTGATCGGCGCCAAGGAGGCCGAGCAGGGCAGCGTCAGCCTGCGCTCCCGCCGCGACGGTGACCTCGGCAGCGTCGAGACCCCGGTGCTGGTGGCAGCCGCCAGGACCGCCAGTGAGACCCGTGCCCCCGGCCTGGGTCTGGAGCCTGCGCCGGCCTGCGGATGA
- a CDS encoding glucokinase, with translation MTTLLAGDIGGTKTLLATYRLEEGALVQLRCERFASAAWDDFSELVRRFLAAGGPGSEAPGHGCLAIAGPVQDGRVRLTNLPWELDELELASACGLERLELVNDFAVLIYGLPHLGESQQVLVRQGLLQPGPLAILGAGTGLGVAVGVPGPRGLIALASEAAHAEFAPRQEREWRLKQWLLRDLSLERVSIERIVSGTGLGHVFRWFLHEAGVPHGLAQAAESWALAELRGEADRPDLPALVAAAAAGGDPLAAAALDLWLGAYGSVAGDLALQSLCRGGLWLGGGTAAKLLPQLRSPAFLAPFAAKGRLTPVLEQIPLRALIDPEAGLFSAACRARMLLA, from the coding sequence ATGACCACCCTGCTGGCCGGTGACATCGGTGGCACCAAGACTCTGCTGGCCACCTACCGGCTGGAGGAGGGCGCACTGGTGCAGCTGCGCTGTGAGCGATTCGCCTCAGCCGCCTGGGACGACTTCTCCGAGCTGGTGCGACGGTTTCTCGCCGCCGGCGGACCCGGATCCGAGGCCCCCGGCCATGGCTGTCTGGCGATTGCCGGGCCCGTCCAGGACGGCCGGGTCCGGCTGACCAACCTGCCCTGGGAACTCGACGAGCTGGAGCTGGCTTCCGCCTGCGGGCTCGAGCGGCTGGAGCTGGTCAACGATTTCGCCGTGCTGATCTACGGGCTGCCGCATCTGGGCGAGTCCCAGCAGGTGCTCGTGCGGCAGGGACTCCTCCAGCCAGGCCCCCTGGCGATCCTCGGGGCCGGCACCGGTCTCGGCGTGGCCGTCGGGGTGCCGGGGCCCCGGGGGCTGATCGCCCTGGCCAGTGAGGCCGCCCACGCTGAATTCGCCCCGCGACAGGAGCGGGAGTGGCGTCTGAAGCAGTGGTTGCTGCGCGACCTGTCCCTGGAGCGGGTCTCGATCGAGCGGATCGTCAGTGGCACCGGCCTGGGCCATGTCTTCCGCTGGTTTCTCCACGAGGCCGGCGTGCCCCATGGACTGGCGCAGGCGGCGGAGAGCTGGGCCCTGGCCGAGCTCCGCGGCGAGGCGGATCGCCCCGATCTGCCGGCCCTGGTGGCTGCCGCCGCCGCCGGTGGTGATCCCCTGGCCGCCGCCGCCCTCGATCTCTGGCTGGGGGCTTATGGCTCCGTGGCGGGTGACCTGGCCCTGCAGAGCCTGTGCCGCGGCGGGCTCTGGCTGGGGGGTGGCACCGCCGCCAAGCTGCTGCCCCAGCTGCGTTCCCCGGCCTTTCTGGCTCCCTTTGCCGCGAAGGGACGGCTGACGCCGGTGCTGGAGCAGATTCCGCTGCGCGCCCTGATCGACCCGGAGGCCGGCCTGTTCAGCGCCGCCTGCCGGGCGCGGATGCTGCTGGCCTGA
- the thrB gene encoding homoserine kinase: MVRPRIGQGVQVDVPATTANLGPGFDCLGAALELNNRFELRCIEGDGERFDLLIEGSEGAHLRGGPDNLVYRSAQRVWKEAGQQPVALEARVRLAVPPARGLGSSATAIVAGLIGANALVGEPLSKEKLLELAIDIEGHPDNVVPSLLGGLCMTARAASHRWRVVRCEWQESVKAVVVIPAIRLSTSEARRVMPKVIPIADAVVNLGSLTLLLQGLRTGNGDLIADGMHDRLHEPYRWGLIQGGRQVRQAALDAGAWGCVISGAGPSLLALASADHAGAVSRAMVSAWEREGVASRAEVLRVQLSGSRWHGLPDRP; encoded by the coding sequence ATGGTGAGGCCCCGCATCGGGCAGGGTGTGCAGGTGGATGTGCCGGCGACCACCGCCAACCTGGGTCCAGGGTTCGATTGCCTGGGGGCGGCCCTGGAGCTGAACAACCGCTTCGAGCTGCGCTGCATCGAGGGGGATGGTGAGCGCTTCGACCTGTTGATCGAAGGCAGCGAGGGGGCCCACCTGCGCGGTGGACCCGACAACCTCGTCTACCGCTCCGCCCAGCGGGTGTGGAAGGAGGCGGGCCAGCAGCCGGTGGCTCTCGAGGCCCGGGTGCGGCTGGCGGTTCCACCGGCCCGGGGGCTGGGCAGCAGTGCCACGGCGATCGTGGCCGGGCTGATCGGCGCCAACGCCCTGGTGGGGGAACCCCTCAGCAAGGAGAAGCTGCTGGAGCTGGCCATCGACATCGAGGGGCATCCCGACAATGTCGTTCCGTCGTTGCTCGGTGGCCTGTGCATGACCGCCCGGGCGGCCTCCCACCGCTGGCGGGTGGTGCGCTGCGAATGGCAGGAGAGCGTCAAGGCGGTGGTGGTGATTCCGGCCATCCGGCTCTCCACCAGCGAGGCGAGGCGGGTGATGCCCAAGGTGATCCCGATTGCCGACGCGGTGGTGAACCTGGGCTCGCTCACCCTGCTGCTGCAGGGTCTGCGCACCGGTAACGGCGATCTGATCGCCGACGGCATGCATGACCGGCTGCATGAGCCCTATCGCTGGGGTCTGATCCAGGGGGGGCGCCAGGTGCGCCAGGCGGCTCTCGACGCCGGAGCCTGGGGCTGTGTGATCAGCGGCGCCGGGCCCAGTCTGCTGGCCCTGGCCAGCGCCGACCATGCCGGGGCCGTGAGCCGGGCGATGGTGTCGGCCTGGGAGCGGGAGGGGGTCGCCTCGCGGGCGGAAGTGCTGCGGGTGCAGCTGAGCGGCAGCCGCTGGCACGGCCTCCCGGACCGCCCCTGA
- a CDS encoding NAD(P)H-quinone oxidoreductase subunit 4 produces MDATLPLTVASSLPASFPWLSLIALLPAAGALLMPLLPGDGTDPRAPRTIALVVLLADLLLMMWVFSQRFDGGLSGLQLVERVPWVPLLGLEWSLGADGLSAPLVVLSGLVTLLAVAASWNVNRKTQLYFGLLLLQASAQSLVFLSQDFLLFFLAWELELVPVYLLIAIWGGTQRQYAATKFILYTATASLLILISGLALALSGDGFTLNLQSLSERSYGGSFGLLCYLGFLIGFGVKLPMFPLHTWLPDAHGEANAPVSMLLAGVLLKMGGYALLRFNVQMLPDAHVQLAPALVVLGIVNIIYGALNAFAQDNVKRRIACSSVSHMGFVLLGIGAIDSLGMSGAMLQMISHGLIAASMFFVTGVFYERTRTLSIPNMGGLAKVLPITFAFFLASSLASLALPGMSGFISEITVFLGITANDGFTVPFRVVTIVLAAIGLVLTPVYLLSLCRRVFFGPRIPALAVVGDMKPRELVIGLCLLVPTLAIGFWPRLAIDFYGATTTALAEGLSASSVMAVGRLSALG; encoded by the coding sequence ATGGACGCCACACTGCCCCTCACGGTTGCGTCCAGCCTGCCTGCATCCTTTCCCTGGCTCAGTCTGATCGCCCTGTTGCCGGCGGCCGGTGCCCTGCTGATGCCGCTGCTCCCGGGTGACGGCACCGATCCCCGCGCGCCCCGCACCATCGCCCTGGTGGTGCTGCTGGCCGACCTGCTGCTGATGATGTGGGTCTTCAGCCAGCGTTTCGACGGTGGGCTGAGCGGCCTGCAGCTGGTGGAGCGGGTGCCCTGGGTCCCCCTGCTCGGTCTGGAGTGGTCGCTCGGAGCTGATGGCCTCTCGGCCCCTCTGGTGGTGCTCAGCGGACTGGTCACCCTGCTGGCGGTGGCGGCGAGCTGGAACGTCAATCGCAAGACCCAGCTCTATTTCGGCCTGCTGCTGCTGCAGGCCTCCGCCCAGTCCCTGGTGTTTCTGTCCCAGGACTTTCTGCTCTTCTTCCTGGCCTGGGAGCTGGAGCTGGTGCCGGTCTACCTGCTGATCGCGATCTGGGGCGGAACCCAGCGCCAGTACGCCGCCACCAAATTCATTCTCTACACCGCCACCGCCTCCCTGCTGATCCTGATCAGCGGTCTGGCCCTGGCCCTGAGCGGCGATGGCTTCACCCTCAACCTGCAGTCGCTGAGTGAGCGGTCCTACGGCGGCAGTTTCGGACTGCTCTGCTACCTGGGCTTCCTGATCGGCTTCGGCGTGAAGTTGCCGATGTTCCCTCTGCACACCTGGCTGCCGGATGCCCATGGTGAGGCCAATGCCCCGGTGTCGATGTTGCTGGCGGGGGTGCTGCTGAAGATGGGCGGCTATGCCCTGCTGCGCTTCAACGTGCAGATGCTCCCCGACGCCCATGTGCAGCTGGCACCGGCCCTGGTGGTGCTGGGCATCGTCAACATCATCTACGGGGCCCTGAATGCCTTCGCCCAGGACAACGTCAAGCGGCGGATCGCCTGCAGTTCGGTGAGTCACATGGGCTTCGTGTTGCTCGGCATCGGTGCCATCGACAGCCTCGGCATGAGCGGGGCGATGCTGCAGATGATCAGCCACGGCCTGATCGCCGCTTCGATGTTCTTCGTCACGGGAGTGTTCTACGAGCGCACCAGGACGCTCTCGATCCCGAACATGGGCGGCCTCGCCAAGGTGCTGCCGATCACCTTCGCCTTCTTCCTGGCCAGTTCGCTCGCCTCCCTCGCCCTCCCGGGCATGAGCGGCTTCATCAGCGAGATCACCGTCTTCCTGGGGATCACCGCCAACGACGGCTTCACCGTGCCCTTCCGGGTGGTGACGATCGTGCTGGCGGCCATCGGCCTGGTGCTCACCCCCGTGTACCTGCTCTCGCTCTGCCGCCGTGTCTTCTTCGGCCCCAGGATTCCGGCCCTGGCGGTGGTGGGCGACATGAAACCCAGGGAGCTGGTGATCGGGCTCTGCCTGCTGGTGCCGACCCTGGCGATCGGCTTCTGGCCCCGCCTGGCGATCGACTTCTACGGTGCCACCACCACGGCCCTGGCCGAGGGGCTCAGTGCCTCCAGCGTCATGGCGGTGGGGCGGCTTTCCGCTCTCGGCTGA
- a CDS encoding M3 family metallopeptidase: MSASLLAPPLLRGEGLPDFPAITPEQVSEQIPVLLDELNAGLSALEQRLDLALDSAEPLGWAEVMDPLHRLGERLRWSWGVVSHLNGVCNSPELREAHQSQQAAVVAFGNRAGQSRTVYRALERLQEQHRAGHLPLDPTQERILDAELLEMRLRGVALEGEEQAAFNAASEELAGLATRFGNHVLDATNGWTLALNSPEEVEGLPESLRQLLAQAARDAGLSGADGREASAEDGPWLLGLDIPRAMPFLKYSRRRDLRERLYKAQVSRASSGDLDNRPLIERILTLKREQAVRLGYANWAEVSLASKMADSVEAVERLLEDLRAASYPAAERELQALAACAGRQEAPEAGDLKPWDVSFWAEVLRRESFDLHGEALRPWFPLPRVLDGLFALCGRLFDIRIEAADGEAPVWQADVRFFRVFDAGSGEAIASFYLDPYSRPGSKRGGAWMDTCLDRHTDAAGRPVLPVAYLICNQSPPVGEIPSLMTFEEVETLFHEFGHGLQHMLTTVERPQAAGINHVEWDAVELPSQFMENWCYDRATLLGMARHWQTGEPLPEEEFAKLLAARTFMGGSATLRQVHFALVDLRLHSVWTPASGQSPEDLRRQIASTTTVLPPIPEDAFLCAFSHIFAGGYSAGYYSYKWAEVLSADAFSAFEEVGLEDEPAVRRTGRRFRDTVLSLGGSRSPAEVFRAFRGREPSPEALIRHSGLVAA; encoded by the coding sequence ATGAGCGCCTCCCTGCTTGCGCCCCCGCTGCTTCGCGGCGAGGGTCTGCCCGATTTTCCGGCCATCACCCCTGAGCAGGTGAGCGAGCAGATTCCCGTCCTGCTCGACGAGCTCAACGCCGGTCTGAGCGCCCTGGAGCAGCGCCTCGACCTGGCCCTCGACTCCGCCGAACCCCTTGGCTGGGCCGAGGTCATGGATCCCCTGCATCGCCTGGGCGAGCGCCTGCGCTGGAGCTGGGGCGTGGTCAGCCATCTCAATGGCGTCTGCAACAGCCCGGAGCTGCGCGAGGCCCACCAGAGCCAGCAGGCGGCTGTGGTGGCCTTCGGCAACCGCGCCGGCCAGAGCCGCACGGTGTACCGGGCCCTGGAGCGGCTCCAGGAGCAGCACCGGGCCGGCCACCTGCCCCTCGATCCCACCCAGGAGCGCATCCTCGACGCCGAGCTGCTGGAGATGCGGCTGCGGGGCGTGGCGCTGGAGGGCGAGGAGCAGGCGGCGTTCAACGCCGCCAGTGAGGAGCTGGCCGGGCTCGCCACCCGTTTCGGCAACCATGTGCTCGATGCCACCAACGGCTGGACGCTGGCCCTGAACAGTCCGGAGGAGGTGGAGGGCCTGCCTGAAAGCCTGCGCCAGCTGCTGGCCCAGGCGGCGCGGGATGCCGGCCTGAGCGGCGCCGATGGCCGTGAGGCCAGCGCCGAGGACGGTCCCTGGCTGCTGGGACTGGACATCCCCCGGGCCATGCCCTTCCTGAAGTACAGCCGCCGCCGCGACCTGCGCGAGCGGCTCTACAAGGCCCAGGTGAGCCGTGCCTCCTCCGGTGATCTCGACAACCGCCCGCTGATCGAACGCATCCTCACCCTCAAGCGCGAGCAGGCGGTGCGGCTGGGCTACGCCAACTGGGCCGAGGTGAGTCTGGCCTCGAAGATGGCCGACTCCGTGGAGGCGGTGGAACGGCTGCTGGAGGATCTGCGGGCCGCGTCCTATCCGGCTGCGGAGCGGGAGCTGCAGGCCCTCGCCGCCTGTGCCGGGCGCCAGGAGGCCCCTGAGGCCGGCGATCTCAAACCCTGGGACGTGAGCTTCTGGGCCGAGGTGCTGCGGCGCGAGAGCTTCGATCTCCACGGGGAGGCGCTGCGCCCATGGTTCCCCCTGCCGCGGGTGCTCGATGGCCTGTTCGCCCTCTGCGGCCGCCTGTTCGACATCCGCATCGAGGCCGCCGATGGCGAAGCGCCGGTGTGGCAGGCCGATGTGCGCTTCTTCAGGGTCTTCGACGCCGGCAGCGGCGAAGCCATCGCCAGCTTCTACCTCGATCCCTACAGCCGCCCCGGCAGCAAGCGCGGTGGAGCCTGGATGGACACCTGCCTGGATCGCCACACGGACGCCGCCGGGCGCCCGGTGCTGCCGGTGGCCTACCTGATCTGCAACCAGAGTCCGCCGGTGGGCGAGATCCCCAGCCTGATGACCTTCGAGGAGGTGGAGACCCTCTTCCACGAATTCGGACACGGGCTTCAGCACATGCTCACCACCGTCGAGCGGCCCCAGGCGGCCGGCATCAACCACGTGGAGTGGGACGCGGTGGAGCTGCCGAGCCAGTTCATGGAGAACTGGTGCTACGACCGGGCCACGCTGCTGGGCATGGCCCGGCACTGGCAGACCGGTGAGCCCCTGCCCGAGGAGGAGTTCGCCAAACTCCTGGCGGCGCGCACGTTCATGGGCGGCAGCGCCACCCTGCGCCAGGTTCACTTCGCCCTGGTGGACCTGCGCCTGCACAGCGTCTGGACACCCGCCTCAGGCCAGAGCCCCGAGGATCTGCGCCGCCAGATCGCCAGCACCACCACGGTGCTGCCCCCCATCCCAGAGGATGCCTTCCTCTGCGCCTTCAGCCACATCTTCGCCGGCGGCTACTCCGCCGGCTACTACTCCTACAAATGGGCCGAGGTGCTCAGCGCCGATGCCTTCAGCGCCTTCGAGGAGGTGGGTCTCGAGGATGAGCCGGCCGTGCGCCGCACAGGCCGCCGCTTCCGCGACACGGTGCTCAGCCTCGGTGGCAGCCGCAGCCCCGCCGAGGTGTTCAGGGCCTTCCGTGGCCGTGAGCCCTCGCCGGAGGCCCTGATTCGTCATTCCGGGCTGGTGGCGGCCTGA
- a CDS encoding alpha/beta fold hydrolase translates to MTAPPLVLVHGLWDSPRLFRRLEKLLAGARDPLLVPHLSHRLGATPLLDLAERLGQAIERRFGAEEPIDLLGFSMGGVIARCWLQLLGGEERTRRFISVASPQQGTITAQPWPAFLLGGIADMKPGSPLLRRLNEEPHALAGVECLSFYTPTDQVVVPGWKAVLPFGPARPLPVWLHQNVLSAPASLEVLRRELLRP, encoded by the coding sequence ATGACGGCCCCCCCCCTGGTGCTGGTGCATGGGCTCTGGGATTCGCCCCGCCTGTTCCGGCGCCTGGAGAAACTCCTGGCGGGAGCCCGCGATCCGTTGCTGGTACCCCACCTCAGCCACCGCCTCGGCGCCACCCCCCTGCTGGATCTGGCCGAGCGGCTGGGCCAGGCCATCGAGCGCCGGTTCGGAGCGGAGGAACCGATCGATCTGCTCGGGTTCTCGATGGGCGGTGTGATCGCCCGCTGCTGGCTGCAGCTGCTGGGGGGCGAGGAGCGCACCCGCCGGTTCATCAGCGTGGCCAGCCCTCAGCAGGGCACGATCACCGCCCAGCCCTGGCCGGCGTTTCTGCTGGGGGGCATCGCCGACATGAAACCGGGCAGTCCGCTGCTGCGCCGGCTCAACGAGGAGCCCCATGCCCTGGCGGGGGTGGAGTGCCTGAGCTTCTACACCCCCACCGACCAGGTGGTGGTGCCGGGCTGGAAGGCGGTGCTGCCCTTCGGCCCGGCCAGGCCCCTGCCGGTGTGGCTGCACCAGAACGTGCTCAGCGCGCCGGCGTCGCTGGAGGTGCTGCGTCGGGAGCTGCTGCGCCCCTGA
- a CDS encoding dihydroneopterin aldolase: MPDPASPPLPAPGPPAGPGLEAIHLHALRLWAHVGVLERERELGQWFELSLSLWHDLGPAGRSDDLRDSLDYSLAIRALQEQARTIRCLTLEHYAERMMECLEQLYGPVTQRLILTKCAAPVPGFSGLVQVERWRHRAPAG, from the coding sequence ATGCCAGATCCGGCCAGCCCACCACTGCCTGCCCCGGGGCCTCCCGCAGGGCCCGGCCTTGAGGCGATCCATCTGCACGCCCTGCGGCTCTGGGCCCACGTGGGCGTGCTGGAGCGGGAGCGGGAGCTGGGCCAGTGGTTCGAGCTTTCCCTCAGCCTCTGGCACGATCTCGGCCCCGCCGGCCGCAGCGATGATCTCCGCGACAGCCTCGATTACAGCCTGGCGATCCGGGCGCTGCAGGAACAGGCCCGCACGATCCGCTGCCTCACCCTCGAGCACTACGCCGAGCGGATGATGGAGTGCCTCGAGCAGCTCTACGGCCCCGTCACCCAGCGCCTGATCCTGACCAAATGCGCCGCCCCCGTGCCCGGTTTCAGCGGCCTGGTGCAGGTGGAGCGCTGGCGTCATCGGGCCCCGGCCGGCTGA
- a CDS encoding glutamate-5-semialdehyde dehydrogenase translates to MAFPPSGVPDPSPELLSRAAAVRRAAMALGQCSDEQRQQALLAMAEALERSAEAIAAANRADLEAAAVDQLAPALVARLKLDGAKLSGAIEGVRQLATLPDPVGRRQLHTELDAGLVLERVTVPLGVVGVIFEARPDALIQIAALAIRSGNGALLKGGREASRSCAAIFAALQEGLAASAVDLQALALLTTREESLGMLRLDGLVDLIIPRGSNDLVRFIQDNTRIPVLGHADGVCHLYIDRSVDPEQALRIAIDSKTQYPAACNAIETLLVHQDVADRVLPAVISAFQAESVELRGCPRACALGVARAASDDDWGREFSDRTLAVKVVQSLEEALDHIARHGSRHTDAICSTDPEAAGRFLSAVDSAGVYLNCSTRFADGFRYGFGAEVGISTQTLPPRGPVGLEGLVTYRYRLRGEGHIAADYVSGLRRFSHRSLPL, encoded by the coding sequence ATGGCTTTCCCCCCGTCCGGAGTCCCCGACCCCAGCCCCGAGCTGCTCAGCCGCGCCGCCGCCGTGCGCCGTGCCGCCATGGCCCTGGGCCAGTGCAGCGATGAGCAGCGGCAGCAGGCGCTGCTGGCGATGGCCGAGGCCCTGGAGCGCTCGGCCGAGGCGATCGCGGCGGCCAACAGGGCCGATCTGGAGGCGGCGGCGGTGGATCAGCTGGCCCCGGCCCTGGTCGCCCGGCTGAAACTCGACGGCGCCAAGCTCAGCGGCGCGATCGAGGGCGTGCGCCAGCTGGCGACCCTGCCGGATCCGGTCGGTCGCCGCCAGCTGCACACCGAACTCGATGCCGGCCTGGTGCTGGAGCGGGTCACCGTGCCCCTGGGGGTGGTGGGGGTGATCTTCGAGGCACGCCCCGACGCCCTGATCCAGATCGCCGCGCTGGCGATCCGCTCCGGCAACGGCGCCCTGCTCAAGGGGGGCCGCGAAGCCAGCCGCAGCTGCGCGGCGATCTTCGCGGCCCTGCAGGAGGGCCTGGCGGCGAGCGCGGTGGATCTGCAGGCCCTCGCCCTGCTGACCACCCGTGAGGAGAGCCTGGGGATGCTGCGGCTCGACGGCCTGGTGGATCTGATCATCCCCAGAGGCTCGAACGACCTGGTGCGCTTCATCCAGGACAACACCCGCATCCCGGTGCTCGGCCACGCCGACGGGGTCTGCCATCTGTACATCGACCGCTCGGTGGACCCGGAGCAGGCCCTGCGCATCGCCATCGACAGCAAGACCCAGTATCCGGCCGCCTGCAATGCGATCGAGACCCTCCTGGTGCACCAGGACGTGGCCGACCGGGTCCTGCCGGCGGTCATCAGCGCCTTCCAGGCCGAATCCGTGGAGCTGCGGGGCTGTCCCCGCGCCTGCGCCCTCGGGGTGGCCCGTGCCGCCAGCGACGACGACTGGGGCCGGGAATTCTCCGACCGGACCCTGGCGGTGAAGGTGGTGCAGAGCCTGGAGGAGGCTCTCGACCACATCGCCCGTCACGGCTCCCGGCACACGGACGCCATCTGCAGCACCGATCCCGAGGCGGCCGGACGCTTCCTCTCGGCGGTCGACAGCGCCGGGGTGTACCTCAACTGCTCCACCCGTTTCGCCGATGGCTTCCGCTACGGCTTCGGGGCCGAGGTGGGGATCAGCACCCAGACCCTGCCCCCGCGGGGGCCGGTGGGGCTGGAGGGGCTGGTCACCTACCGCTACCGCCTGCGCGGCGAGGGCCACATCGCCGCCGACTACGTCAGCGGCCTGCGCCGTTTCAGCCACCGCTCCCTGCCCCTCTGA